The following coding sequences are from one Streptomyces angustmyceticus window:
- a CDS encoding glycosyltransferase family 2 protein has product MPQQQPPAVSVIMPVLNEERHLRNAVRHILEQEYAGEMEVVIALGPSADRTDEIAAELVAEDARVHTVPNPTGRTPAALNAAIKASRHPIVVRVDGHGMLSPNYIATAVRLLEETGAANVGGIMHAEGENAWEDAVAAAMTSRIGVGNAAFHTGGQAGPAETVYLGVFRREALEQQGGYNEEFIRAQDWELNFRIREAGGQIWFSPELRVQYRPRPSVKALAKQYKDYGKWRHVVARYHAGSINLRYLAPPTAVCAIAAGLVVGAAVTPWGLVVPAGYLAAIAAGSVPAGKGLSLKARAQIPLALATMHMAWGAGFLTSPRSLARRVIASRRPAVLAPAGGGE; this is encoded by the coding sequence ATGCCCCAGCAGCAGCCCCCGGCCGTCTCCGTGATCATGCCGGTGCTCAACGAAGAACGTCACCTGCGCAATGCGGTCCGGCACATCCTGGAGCAGGAGTACGCCGGTGAGATGGAGGTGGTGATCGCCCTCGGCCCGTCCGCGGACCGTACGGACGAGATCGCCGCCGAGCTCGTCGCCGAGGACGCCCGGGTGCACACCGTGCCGAACCCCACCGGCCGCACCCCCGCCGCGCTGAACGCCGCGATCAAGGCGTCCCGGCACCCGATCGTGGTCCGCGTCGACGGCCACGGCATGCTCTCGCCGAACTACATCGCCACCGCCGTGCGCCTCCTGGAGGAGACCGGCGCCGCGAACGTCGGCGGCATCATGCACGCCGAGGGCGAGAACGCCTGGGAGGACGCCGTCGCCGCCGCGATGACCTCCAGGATCGGCGTGGGCAACGCCGCCTTCCACACGGGCGGGCAGGCCGGCCCCGCCGAGACCGTCTACCTCGGCGTCTTCCGCCGCGAGGCGCTGGAGCAGCAGGGCGGCTACAACGAGGAGTTCATCCGCGCCCAGGACTGGGAGCTGAACTTCCGCATCCGTGAGGCCGGCGGGCAGATCTGGTTCTCGCCCGAGCTGCGGGTGCAGTACCGCCCGCGGCCGAGCGTCAAGGCGCTGGCCAAGCAGTACAAGGACTACGGCAAGTGGCGCCACGTCGTGGCCCGTTACCACGCCGGGTCGATCAACCTGCGCTACCTCGCGCCGCCGACCGCGGTGTGCGCCATCGCGGCGGGCCTGGTGGTCGGCGCCGCCGTCACCCCCTGGGGCCTGGTGGTCCCGGCCGGCTACCTCGCGGCCATCGCGGCGGGGTCGGTGCCGGCCGGCAAGGGCCTGTCGCTCAAGGCGCGCGCCCAGATCCCCCTCGCCCTGGCCACCATGCACATGGCCTGGGGCGCCGGCTTCCTGACCAGCCCCCGCTCCCTCGCCAGGCGGGTCATCGCCAGCCGCCGCCCGGCGGTCCTGGCCCCGGCGGGCGGGGGCGAGTAG
- a CDS encoding LCP family protein codes for MRQSSVRGDRSRRRRQPDAEELGWDDGLYENKELPPDAPGWTPPPTGGGVAAGDGDGPAEGTVRRTADEPRRGKGRKVLRWTALTLTVLIVGGAGAGYWYYEHLNANLRKAPRSLAGDGLKKPDPNAFGQSPLNILLLGSDGRNSKENIKLGGARQDADRKPLADVQMLLHVSADRSNMSVISIPRDTRVTIPQCTDPKTHQVYRQTSAAINQSLQHGGPGCTLATWQELTGIYIDHFMMVDFSGVVDMADAIGGVPVCVDNNVYSHDSKGHGSGLKLTKGTHSVKGVQALQWLRTRYGFEDNTDIGRAKAQHMYMNSMVRQLKKGTKLTDPGKLRDLAEAATKALTVDDGLDTVKKLYDLGGDLNRVPTKRITMVTMPWQYSPDESYVMPKPGDAEATFGMLRNDTALDGKDKKKKAAPDPKPSTPKGALKVVVQNGTNSTVNGPVSGRAAVVQQRLAGLGYAAAATDTALTTQADTTLTYRDKGQRGDALALAKALGLPKSAVRESSSATGMRLVIGNDWRNGTAYPEKAGADKGADKAPDSADALNGEDSKACMKVNPQYTF; via the coding sequence GGCGTCGCCGCCGGTGACGGGGACGGCCCCGCCGAGGGCACCGTCCGCCGCACGGCGGACGAGCCGCGCCGCGGCAAGGGCCGCAAGGTGCTGCGCTGGACCGCCCTCACCCTCACCGTCCTGATAGTGGGCGGCGCGGGCGCCGGGTACTGGTACTACGAGCACCTGAACGCGAACCTCCGCAAGGCCCCGCGCTCCCTGGCCGGGGACGGCCTGAAGAAGCCGGACCCCAACGCCTTCGGGCAGAGCCCGCTGAACATCCTGCTGCTCGGCTCGGACGGCCGGAACAGCAAGGAGAACATCAAGCTCGGCGGCGCCCGGCAGGACGCGGACCGCAAGCCGCTCGCCGATGTGCAGATGCTGCTGCACGTCTCGGCGGACCGCAGCAACATGTCGGTGATCTCCATCCCCCGGGACACCCGGGTGACGATCCCGCAGTGCACCGACCCGAAGACGCACCAGGTCTACCGGCAGACCTCCGCGGCCATCAACCAGTCGCTCCAGCACGGCGGTCCGGGCTGCACGCTCGCCACCTGGCAGGAGCTGACCGGCATCTACATCGACCACTTCATGATGGTCGACTTCTCCGGAGTGGTGGACATGGCCGACGCCATCGGCGGCGTCCCGGTCTGCGTCGACAACAACGTCTACTCGCACGACAGCAAGGGCCACGGCAGCGGGCTGAAGCTCACCAAGGGCACCCACTCGGTCAAGGGCGTCCAGGCCCTGCAGTGGCTGCGCACCCGCTACGGCTTCGAGGACAACACCGACATCGGCCGGGCCAAGGCCCAGCACATGTACATGAACTCGATGGTCCGTCAGCTGAAGAAGGGCACCAAGCTCACCGACCCGGGAAAGCTGCGGGACCTGGCGGAGGCCGCGACCAAGGCGCTGACCGTCGACGACGGCCTCGACACCGTCAAGAAGCTCTACGACCTCGGCGGCGACCTCAACCGGGTGCCGACCAAGCGCATCACGATGGTCACCATGCCCTGGCAGTACAGCCCCGACGAGTCGTACGTCATGCCCAAGCCGGGCGACGCGGAGGCGACCTTCGGGATGCTGCGCAACGACACCGCGCTGGACGGCAAGGACAAGAAGAAGAAGGCCGCGCCGGACCCGAAGCCGTCGACGCCCAAGGGCGCGCTGAAGGTGGTGGTGCAGAACGGCACCAACAGCACGGTCAACGGCCCGGTCTCCGGCCGCGCCGCGGTCGTCCAGCAGCGGCTGGCCGGCCTCGGATACGCCGCGGCGGCCACCGACACCGCGCTCACCACCCAGGCCGACACCACCCTCACCTACCGGGACAAGGGGCAGCGGGGCGATGCCCTGGCGCTGGCGAAGGCCCTCGGGCTGCCCAAGAGCGCGGTACGGGAGTCCAGTTCGGCCACCGGGATGCGGCTGGTGATCGGCAACGACTGGCGCAACGGCACCGCGTACCCGGAGAAGGCCGGCGCCGACAAGGGCGCCGACAAGGCCCCGGACAGCGCGGACGCCCTCAACGGCGAGGACTCCAAGGCCTGCATGAAGGTGAATCCGCAGTACACGTTCTAG